CGACAAACTATATTACGGTTCCCTCATCGTGTCAGCGGCCTGCGCACTGGCGCTGGCGCCGTCTTTGCCGCTCTTCGTGCTGTTCAGCCTCCTGGCGGCGGTGGCGGTGGTCTGGGCCGTGAAAAACTACGCGCAAAACCATCATTCCGATTACGTCTATTATTTCCAGCTCGACGGCCTCATGGCCTTTTCCGCCCTCATCCACCTCCTGTGGCGGCTGGCAGGCGGCATTTGATATGGAATTCATTACATTTGAAGGATATTTAACCTGAACAACAATGGCGAAAAAACCGAAAAGCATACTGACGAAAGAGTCTATGACCTTCCTCCGCAACTACCTCAACAACCCCTCTCCCACCGGTTTTGAGAAAGAAGGACAGAAAATGTGGCTGGAATACCTGAAACCATATATCGACGATACCATTGTAGACGCTTACGGCTCCGCCGTTGGGGTGATCAATCCCGAAGCGGCTTTTAAAGTGGTGATCGAGGCGCATGCCGATGAGATCTCCTGGTTTGTAAACTACATTTCTCCCGAAGGCCTCATCTACGTGATCCGCAACGGCGGCTCCGATCAGGCCATTGCACCCAGCAAGCGCGTGAACATCCATACGGAAAAAGGCATCGTGAAAGCGGTGTTCGGCTGGCCGGCGATACATACCCGTTTGCGCAGCGGCGATGGTAAGGAACCCCAACCAAAGGTGGACAACATCTTCCTCGACTGCGGCGCCCGCAACCGGAAAGAAGTGGAAGAACTGGGCATCCATGTGGGCTGCGTGGTTACTTTCGACGATATGTTCGAGGAGCTGAACTACGATTACTTCATCTGCCGCGCGATCGACAACCGCATCGGCGGCTTCATGATCGCGGAAGTGGCGCGCATGCTGAAAGAAAACAAGGTGCGCCTGCCTTTCGGTCTTTATATTGTAAATGCGGTGCAGG
Above is a genomic segment from Chitinophaga pollutisoli containing:
- a CDS encoding M42 family metallopeptidase, yielding MAKKPKSILTKESMTFLRNYLNNPSPTGFEKEGQKMWLEYLKPYIDDTIVDAYGSAVGVINPEAAFKVVIEAHADEISWFVNYISPEGLIYVIRNGGSDQAIAPSKRVNIHTEKGIVKAVFGWPAIHTRLRSGDGKEPQPKVDNIFLDCGARNRKEVEELGIHVGCVVTFDDMFEELNYDYFICRAIDNRIGGFMIAEVARMLKENKVRLPFGLYIVNAVQEEVGLRGAEMIAKRIKPNVAIITDVTHDTTTPMINKNIEGEIKCGAGPSITYGPAVHNILRDLIIKTAKKEDIPHQLHAVSRSTGTDTDAFAYSNDGTPSALISIPLRYMHTTVEMIKKDDVENTIRLIYQTLLNITPKTNFQYL